The Idiomarina loihiensis L2TR genomic sequence GAATAAGTACCAGACATTAAAGCCGAAATTTAACTATGTTACGCCGGAGCTTTTCGAAGCCTTTGAGAATTTCGCGGTGCAGCAGTCTGACTCATTCGTGCGGTTTATGCGTGGCCATTTATTAAAAAACTTTAGGTTCTATGATATCTCTGAACTGAGTGCTCGAATTGATAGTTGCGAAAACGATGATGAGCGTGAATACTGGCAACGTCTGGCATCATTCAATAATAACTATTTATACAATTATATGCTGATGGACGAGCCTATGGATCTGTTAACAGAGCAGGGTAAAGCCAATTATCAGTTGTTTCAGCAATACCGCCATTACCGGGTACTTAATCCTTTAGTTTTTGCCAAGGTAGCAGAGCAGTTGTTTCATCATGCTCATTATTGGGGCAGTCAACATCACGGCTTTTTTAACCAGCGCGATAGCGCTTTGCTGCAACAAAGCTTTCAGCTATTTCAGGAGTTTCACGTTGCGACAGAGAGCCTCTGTAGTGAAAAGCGCAATGAACTTATGGCAAAAGCAAAAGAGTACGATATTTTCAATTACATGGAAAAGTTGGGGAGCTGCTGATTGAGTTAACCAGCCTGACGTATAGTCAAATTTACTCTACAGCGTCCGGTTAACGGGTGCATAGCCTCCTTAAGCTGTTGAACTCCGTGATATCTCAAGCGATCTTTTCCTCCCCAGACAAGCGCATCGGCATGCTGAAGACTGAACTTCTGATACTTATCAGAACGCTTAAAACCGCCCCACATAAAGGTTATAGGTAACCCGAAAGAAAATGAGACGATGGGCTTTGAGAAATCGGCTTCGTTTTTATCCTGATGGAGCCCCATTTTTGCGCCTGGCGTGTAAACGTTGATGAGACAAGAGTCTGGCTGAAAATTCTGAAAACCGGCTAAGCGTGAGACCTGCGTTGCTTTTACTAAAATACTCTGGGGAATGTCGGGCCATGGCTGACCTGTTACAGGGTCGATATTCTGATAGCGATAACCGTGTTTATCGCTGAGCCACCCGTAACTTCCGCAACTGCTACTTTTTACCGACATTTTATGGCCTGCAGGGGTTGCTAAGTGACGCAGCGGTGATTGCTTTAAAACGCCACGGATATCATTGAGCAAAGCTTCATCATCCGCCAGCAAAAACTGGTGAAAAAGGGTAGCTTGCTCACTTATTTCGGTGCTTAATGGTTCAGAACCATCGTTGGCAAAGAGGTCAAGAGACGACATCAGTTTTCCCAGAGTGAAAGCGTCATTAGCAAGCGGTCCTGGCCTGGCCCTAAATAGTCACGCACCGTTTTGGTGGTGTTAAAACCAAAGCTCCGGTAAAGCGAAACTGCTGAGGCGTTGTCTGGCGCGACACTAAGCTCCATTTGTTTATAACCAAGGCTGCGCGCAAGTGCTATGGAATCGCTTAATAGCAACTTGCCCAGTCCCTTGCCCTGGAACATTTTCCCTACCAATAACGACATAAGAGATACATCAGAGTCTGAAACCGGAACCATTAAACTATAACCTGCCGTTTTTTCTCCCGCCTTTAGAGTTAAAAAAGTGTGTGGCCATTGTCTTAATGCCTGATAGAAAAAGGCCGCAGAATAAGCGTCATTTGAATAAAGCTGTTTTTCTAAAAATGCAATTTTGGAAATGTCGTTATAGCTGGTATTGGCTACTGTAAAATCGCAAGGCTGCGCATCTGTCGTTGCAAGGGAACCTACGCATAAACGGCAGTCATCTTCATGAGGCGCAGATGCCTCAACGTAACGCAGCTTATGAGAGGACTTCTCCCTGTTACTGGAGACCTGATAAACACGTTCTCGCTTTTTATTTTGCTCGGTCATGGTGTTTGGTTCGGCGTTTGCCGCTGATCATAGGACGAATAAGCTCTATTTTACCAATATATGCGGTAACAACTACCGCTATGATATGAATAATAACCAGAGCAAAAATGATGTTGGCAGAAACAAAATGAACGGAGGTTAGAAAACTGTCTCCATAGAGTGCATTGATTTCTTCGCGGAGGAAGCCAGTAATAGCTTGCAGTAAGAATAAAGCCAACAAAAAAAACACCATAAGCCCACCGAGTGGGTTATGACCCTGACCCTGATTTACTTTTCTGTGGCGAAGTTCTGCGACGTGTTCTTTAATTCCGACAACAGAAGGGAGGAAATTATGGAAGCGTGCATTTGGCGGCCCCGTAAAACCCCAGATGATCCTTATAATAACTAAGGTTGCGGCAGTATAACCCACGGCCTGATGAAAACTGCCTCCGGGTTCAAGCCAAAAGTAATTGAGACAAAAACACAGCACCAACAACCAATGAAAAGTTCTGATAAATCTATCCCAAATGATCATTGGTACTGCCTTCCTTACTGAGTTACTCGGTTTCTTGCTTGACGATACTGCCATCTACAGGATTAAAGTAAATTTCCACTTTCTGTTTACTTTTATCCTGACCGTAGATTTCGTAGCAATTTCCGTCAGTTACCTTAAACTCATTAATCTCGTAACCTTGTTCTTTCAACGACTGTTGGAACTGCTCTTGATCCAGCCAGTTTTCCTTCGGTTCCATAGTGCACTGTGTGGTGCCTGATTCAGGGCCTCCGCAAGCGGTGACAAATAAAGCACTGGCTGCAATTGTAGATAATTTAATAAGTTGGCTTTTCATAAGACCTCCATTTTAACTAAAACTTAGAATCAAATGTAGCAACTCCAACTGAATAACGCTAACGCTCATCAAATATTAAAATGGCAAAACCCAGCTCATCCATAAAAAGTCCAGCCCGTCATTTGGACGTTTAATATCAGCATTCGAATAGTGGGTATAGCCTAACGCAACGCGGGCCTCTGAGCTTGGACTGTACTGCCACGAAAGTGATACTCGGTCTTCGAACTGAAACTGGGTGGATAAGTGTCGGTCAGCTATCCGTGTTTTATCGAAATAGCTGCCGCCAATGCCGGCTTCAATATAAAGCGGGCGTTCAGCTCCTGCTACATGCCAGGAAAGAATCGGGCTAATTGTGAACGCAGTAATATTGTCCGCTGTATTATTTGAGTCTTGCCAGTGGTTTAAGGCCGCTTCCAGATGAACGTCAGGTGAACCTATCCAACTTGGCAACTCAATGGGTAAGTCGGTTACCCGGTAACCAGCCCTTACGCCTCGTAGCTGATCTGTAGAATAGGCGCCGGCAACATGAATCTCGTCAGCGAAAGATGAAAAACTCGATATTATTAGTACAACCAGTGATGCTCTTAACCACATATCACTCTCCAATAACCAAAAAGGGGTGATATTTTACATACAAACATGAATGTATGTAAATTGGAAAATGAACTTTGGCTAACTGACTGCGCGTTTTTTAGTCTTTATTCAAGAAATAATCATTTGCAGCCATTTTATGAACGCTACCAGGGCTACTGGCTGCCTCTGTCGTTTTCGATAATAGATGCTTAGCGGATACTGACAGGGCTGTGCGGAGTCGTTATAGACTTTTAAATTAGACAGTCCGGGCGTAATAAGACTACTGTCAATTAATGCTACGGCTTGTTCAGCGGATGATAAGTCCAGTGACATTTGCACATCATTGCAGTGAATAATGCGTGTGGATTTCAATTGTTGACTGTAGGTCTTTAACATTGCCTGATGATCGGGATTCTCAGGGTTTATTAACCAGGGCAACTGGAAAGGTGAGTTATTGGTCTTAATGGCAGAAACCGGGAGCATCTGATTTTTCTGTAACACAATGGACTGAATGTGCTTATCCGTGACTTTTCCATAACCAATGGCAAGATCCCAGCTTTGGTGTTGTATTGCTGACGCCATTTCTGCGGCGCTTTCATTAATAAAGTACTCATTGCAACGGCTGAAGCTAAGTTGAATGTGCGGGTACAGAGAATGAAAATCGGCAAGCTTTGCTGCTAACCAAAAGCGCAGTCGCTCAGAACTGATTGCGACGGTCAACTGGGTTGTTGTATTGTCACTCAGGTTTCGGGTGCGCTCAATGGTACGCTCCAGTTGTTCAAATATTTGCTCAATTTGAGGGGCTAATTCCAGACCGACAGGAGTGAGCGAATGAACCCGGTTGTCTCGCTGGAACAAACGAACTTCGAGCTGTTCTTCCAGAGTTTGTATTTGTCGGGTGACGGCAGACTGAGTTACCCCAAGCTCTTGCGAGGCTTGTTTAAAAGAGCCACTTCGGGCGGCGACATCAAACACTCTCAATGCATTTAGTGAGGGGAGTTTAGTGTTTTTCATGTTGATTAATAGTAATCTGTAATTAATAAAAAGTAACTTTGATTCTGGCATCTAAAGTTGAATTGCGCAATAAGGAGTTTGTGTTGTCTTACTGGAGTGAATTTTTAACTATCGCTTTTATCCACCTGTTTGCGGTCGCGAGCCCGGGGCCTGATTTTGCAGTGGTTTCACGTTATAGCCTGAGTTTTGGTCGTAAGGCAGGTTATTGGGTGAGTTTAGGTGTGGCATCAGGAATCATTATTCATGTTACCTATTCACTTATTGGTGTGGCGCTGATTATTCACCAGACCGACTGGCTCTATCAGACTTTACTTTGTGCGGGTGCACTTTATTTAGGCTTCATTGGAACTCAGGCCATTAAAGCTAAACCCAGAAAGGATATGTCCGATAGTGAATTGGTTGCTACCCAGCCGCGTAAACGGAAAGCGTTTATTGTCGGTTTTATTACTAATGGCTTAAATGTAAAAGCGACTATTTTCTTTTTAACTTTATTTACTACTATTATTGCCCCGGAAACGCCTTTTGCTATCCAGTTTGGTTATGGTATTTACCTAATTGTTGCGACCGGTCTGTGGTTTTTATTCCTCACCTGGTTGCTAACTCAACCGCGCATTTTTAAAACACTCTGGCATTACAGCCATTGGGTGGACCGTACCATGGGAGCTGCTCTTATTCTATTGTCGTTAAAATTATTGTGGGAATGGGCAAACCTGATAGAGCTTATCTGATAAAGCGTTTCAGGTTATACTAGTTACAGTTACCGAAGAAGAGATGAGAACAGCTCGCTATGCAGTTATTTGTGAATGATTTGACCGTTATTGATTGCTCTTACTTATGCCCGGAAAGGGGGATAGTTGGTGAGAGTTGGATTGTTGATATCGTGCTGGATGGCGCGTTAAATGAGCAATCTATGGTGCTCGACTTTGGTCGGGTTAAAAAGCAGGTTAAAGCCATTATCGATAACTCGGTTGATCATAAACTGGTTGTACCGGCAGAGCATTCGTATACAAAAGTTACGCACAACTCTGATGACAGCGCTAACTGGGTCGATTTTCTGCGCCCGGAACAAGGTTCTATTCATTTGTTTTGCCCGGCCGATGCCTTTGCCTTTATCGATGCAGATGTCGTTTCCATGGAGACAGTAACGGACTACCTGAAAGCCGTTATAAAGCGCGAGTTACCGGTTAATGTCGAAGGTCTGCAGTTGTTTTTGAGACCTGAAAATATCGATGGTTTTTATTATCACTACACACATGGTTTGAAAAAGCACGACGGTAATTGCCAACGTATTGCTCATGGTCATCGTTCAAAAATTCAAATTCGACTGGATAACATTCGCCAACCGGTGTTGGAAAAAGAATGGTCAGATAAGTGGGAAGACATCTATCTAGGCACTACCGAAGATGTTCGTTCGAAAAAGGAACTGACACTGTCCGAGGCTGCAACGTCGGCAACCAGCGACTCGACTCATACCTATTACAGCTACGTTGCTGACCAGGGGCTGTTTGAGCTTATTGTTCCGAATGCAGAGAACTTTGTTATAGAGACAGACTCAACAGTTGAGTGTATTGCCGATTTTCTCGCAGCAGAAATTAAATCTAAGCATGCGGGTCAGGCTGTAGAAGTTCGCGCCTTCGAAGGGGTAGGAAAAGGAGCAATTGCCTATGCGTAAAATGATTGTTGCCGCTGCTTTAGCGCTGTGTTCGGCGAATGTGGCCTCAGCCGATGAGTCTTTGCCGCTGGAAATAAAAGGTTCTTTGACTCAGGGGGCTTTAATTCTGGCTAAATCTGAGCCCGGTGTTACTGCAACATTGAACGGCGAAGCTCTGCAGGTAACCGAGCAGGGGTATATTGTTTTTGGTTTTCCGCGTAAGGCTGAGTTAGAAAATACCTTAGTTGTCAGTAAAGGCGATGAAACTATCACTAAGAAACTCAAACTGGCGCCTCGTGAATACAAGATTGATCGTGTCGATGGTGTACCGCAAAAGACCGTGACACCAGACCCTGAACAAGTAAAACGAGCCAGAAAAGAAGCGGAAAAAGTTTGGCTGGCCAGACAAAAAGAAACCACACGAACGGATTTTTTGACTGCAATTACTAAACCCGCCGAAGGCCGCATTAGTGGTGTTTACGGCAGTCAGCGAATTTTTAACGGCGAGCCCCGAAACCCGCACTATGGGCAAGATATCGCCGGGCCAACAGGAACTCAGGTTAAAGCGCCGTGGCCGGGCGAAGTCGTTCTGGCTGAACCTGATTTATTTTACTCAGGCGGTACCATCATTATTGAACATGGCTATAAAGTGAACACAACATATTTGCACCTGAGTGAACTGCATGTTGAGGTTGGTGACAAAGTAGAGCAGGGCGATTCAATTGGTGCTATAGGTGCCACAGGCCGTGCTACGGGGCCTCACCTAGACTGGCGGGTTAACTGGGGAAATGAGCGGTTAGACCCTGCGTTACTTCCCCAGCTTTATCAGGATTAACCGGAAGGGGTTAACCAGCCTTTCAGCTTATCTGGTTGTTCTACGCTTAAAACATAGCTGCTTTTAGCGGGTTCCTGCCAGGTAAGCTCCAGTGTCATTAACTCGTCGCGGCGAAACGCATGAATTGTCACCGTGTCTCCGGGAATATACCGCTCCAGAATTCGTTTAACCGACTGCTCAGTGGCCTGCAAATGATCAATTGCGATGATTTTGTCGCCTGCAGAAAGACCTGCGTGATAAGCGCTTTCATCATGATACACATTAAGAACGTCCAAACCCTGCGGTGATGCTTTGTACTTAGCCCCAAAGTTGACACGCGCAGGCTGTTCTGACGCTTTTCCACCGACGCTGTTATCATCAACGGGCACCTGTTTTTGAACCATAACGCCAAAGTTTTGCAGTAACTCCACAAGCGACAGCGATTCTTTGTTGTATAAAGCGTCTTTTAGGAAGTCCGAAATATCAATGCCCGGATACTGGTTTAGCCAATTAATGACTGTGTCGTCGGCTGTACCAATAGATGTTTTACCAAACTCATGCCAAAGCTCTTTCATGACTCTTGCAAGCGTCAGTTTATGGTCGGATTGCAGACGCAACATGAGATCGAGGCTAAGTGCTATTAATGCACCTTTCGCGTAATAGCTGACAATACTGTTCGGCGCATTCTCGTTCTGCTGATAAAACTTAGTCCAGGCCAGAAAGCTCGACTCTGTCACGCTTTGTTGGTATTGCCCGGCACCACGCTCAACCCGCGATAGAGTGTCACCCAAAAGCTTTAAATAACGCTTTTCGTCAATAATGCCGCTGGTGTGCAAAAGGTAATCGTCAAAGTAGGATGTCATACCTTCGTAGAACCAGAGTTGCTCAGTGTACGACTCTTTCTCCAACTGATAAGGAAGAAAAGCCTTTGGTTTCAGAGTTTTAATATTCCAGCTGTGGAAGTATTCGTGGCAACACAAGCTCAAAAAGGTTTGATAGTTGTCATTCATTTCGTATTGATGAGCACTGATTAAATCTTTACGGCTGCAAAGTAGTGCGGTTGAATTTCTGTGTTCGAGTCCGCCGAAACCATTTCCTACCACCATGGTCAGGAAGGTATAAGACTGAAAAGGTGCTTCTTCAAACAGGCTAATCTGAGTTTCGCAAATTTTGGCTAAATCTGCCGTTATGCGCGAGGTATCAGCATAATGGCGGCCGCTTAAGACCAGAGAGTGCTTAATGCCGTGAGCAATAAACTCCTCAATGGTTAAGTCTCCAATTAAAAAAGGATAGTCAATTAGCGCATCATAATTATCGGCTCGGAAGCATCCCCAGGAATGTGGTTGCCCACTTTTTCGGGGCATCCCGGTCGCGACCTTCCACAGAGGGGCTTCTGGCGGCGCATGCAAGTGCAGTTCACAGGGAAGGTCGGTTTGTCCCTCAACTGCAAGACACAGGCTGGTATTATTAAAGAAACCCTGAAACTGGTCCAGATAAGCCGAACGAACCGATAGGTCCCAGGCGTATACCTGATAGTGCACAGTAACAGGATGCTTCGAACGAGCCAGTTGCCAGCGGTTCTTACTTATTTGCTTAACCGGCAGGGAAAGGCCGTTACTCTCGGCGTGTAAACCAATAATGTGCTTACTAAAATCCCGTATTAAATAACTGCCCGGAATCCAGTTAGGTAACCAGAGTTCCTGCTCATCGTTCGTTTGTTCAATAGTGAGAGAGACATTAAATAAATGCCCATGTAAATCGATGGGTGTTATATCGTAAGCGATCAAGATACTCTCCTTTGCTTGACACAGCCTGACAACTAGCGATCATAGTAACATATTGATTCATCGCAAAGAGACCCCTATGCCAAGCAAAATTTCGCAGCTCGTTACAGGTCAGAAAATAGAAGTTCAACTGTCCAGTTCGAACGTTCCGGCTCGGTTTTATTCGGAGTTTATTGGTGCGGTTAACGAGCGCTGGGTTATCGTTAATATGCCCGACGCGCGTAAATACAATGACATGCGTGATCTTTTGCAGGAGAAAACACCGGTTATTGTCCGCTTTGTTCTGGAAAACGAAAGTGGTGAAATTTGTGCGTTTCGCAGTGAAATAAGCTATGTCATCTCACACCCGACGAAAATGCTTTTTATTATGTGGCCAAATCAGATTGAGCATCGGATTATTAGAAAAGGGCGTCGATTTGACGCCTTTTTACCTGCTTCAGTCTCAGGGCAGTCGGTAAAAGGCGAGGAGAATACTTTCAGAGGACACGTGCTGGATGTATCTGAAAGTGGGTGTCGCCTAAAGCATGAAAAGCCTGAAGGTAAAATAGACGAGCTTTGGGAGAATGGCAGCAAAATTGTTCTTAAAATAGAACAGAAAAATAACGGCGACTTAACCCTTAAAGCTATAGTCCGGCAGGTAAAGCAAGTGGATGACCAGCTTGAGTTAGGTGTGCAGTTTATGGGGAACCAGAAAGATGAGGTTAACTCTCTTTTCTCCGGAAGCCTTGTGGATATTGACGAGTTGTCGCGTTTAGAGTCCTCAACATAATGGAGAAACCGATAAAAACGCAGTGGCAACTATTGATGGATAACCGTAACAGGTTCTTTTG encodes the following:
- the alkB gene encoding DNA oxidative demethylase AlkB translates to MSSLDLFANDGSEPLSTEISEQATLFHQFLLADDEALLNDIRGVLKQSPLRHLATPAGHKMSVKSSSCGSYGWLSDKHGYRYQNIDPVTGQPWPDIPQSILVKATQVSRLAGFQNFQPDSCLINVYTPGAKMGLHQDKNEADFSKPIVSFSFGLPITFMWGGFKRSDKYQKFSLQHADALVWGGKDRLRYHGVQQLKEAMHPLTGRCRVNLTIRQAG
- a CDS encoding GNAT family N-acetyltransferase, which produces MTEQNKKRERVYQVSSNREKSSHKLRYVEASAPHEDDCRLCVGSLATTDAQPCDFTVANTSYNDISKIAFLEKQLYSNDAYSAAFFYQALRQWPHTFLTLKAGEKTAGYSLMVPVSDSDVSLMSLLVGKMFQGKGLGKLLLSDSIALARSLGYKQMELSVAPDNASAVSLYRSFGFNTTKTVRDYLGPGQDRLLMTLSLWEN
- a CDS encoding cytochrome b/b6 domain-containing protein yields the protein MIIWDRFIRTFHWLLVLCFCLNYFWLEPGGSFHQAVGYTAATLVIIRIIWGFTGPPNARFHNFLPSVVGIKEHVAELRHRKVNQGQGHNPLGGLMVFFLLALFLLQAITGFLREEINALYGDSFLTSVHFVSANIIFALVIIHIIAVVVTAYIGKIELIRPMISGKRRTKHHDRAK
- a CDS encoding PepSY domain-containing protein — translated: MKSQLIKLSTIAASALFVTACGGPESGTTQCTMEPKENWLDQEQFQQSLKEQGYEINEFKVTDGNCYEIYGQDKSKQKVEIYFNPVDGSIVKQETE
- a CDS encoding acyloxyacyl hydrolase: MWLRASLVVLIISSFSSFADEIHVAGAYSTDQLRGVRAGYRVTDLPIELPSWIGSPDVHLEAALNHWQDSNNTADNITAFTISPILSWHVAGAERPLYIEAGIGGSYFDKTRIADRHLSTQFQFEDRVSLSWQYSPSSEARVALGYTHYSNADIKRPNDGLDFLWMSWVLPF
- a CDS encoding LysR family transcriptional regulator, yielding MKNTKLPSLNALRVFDVAARSGSFKQASQELGVTQSAVTRQIQTLEEQLEVRLFQRDNRVHSLTPVGLELAPQIEQIFEQLERTIERTRNLSDNTTTQLTVAISSERLRFWLAAKLADFHSLYPHIQLSFSRCNEYFINESAAEMASAIQHQSWDLAIGYGKVTDKHIQSIVLQKNQMLPVSAIKTNNSPFQLPWLINPENPDHQAMLKTYSQQLKSTRIIHCNDVQMSLDLSSAEQAVALIDSSLITPGLSNLKVYNDSAQPCQYPLSIYYRKRQRQPVALVAFIKWLQMIIS
- a CDS encoding LysE family translocator, yielding MLSYWSEFLTIAFIHLFAVASPGPDFAVVSRYSLSFGRKAGYWVSLGVASGIIIHVTYSLIGVALIIHQTDWLYQTLLCAGALYLGFIGTQAIKAKPRKDMSDSELVATQPRKRKAFIVGFITNGLNVKATIFFLTLFTTIIAPETPFAIQFGYGIYLIVATGLWFLFLTWLLTQPRIFKTLWHYSHWVDRTMGAALILLSLKLLWEWANLIELI
- a CDS encoding 6-carboxytetrahydropterin synthase, whose protein sequence is MQLFVNDLTVIDCSYLCPERGIVGESWIVDIVLDGALNEQSMVLDFGRVKKQVKAIIDNSVDHKLVVPAEHSYTKVTHNSDDSANWVDFLRPEQGSIHLFCPADAFAFIDADVVSMETVTDYLKAVIKRELPVNVEGLQLFLRPENIDGFYYHYTHGLKKHDGNCQRIAHGHRSKIQIRLDNIRQPVLEKEWSDKWEDIYLGTTEDVRSKKELTLSEAATSATSDSTHTYYSYVADQGLFELIVPNAENFVIETDSTVECIADFLAAEIKSKHAGQAVEVRAFEGVGKGAIAYA
- a CDS encoding M23 family metallopeptidase, which encodes MRKMIVAAALALCSANVASADESLPLEIKGSLTQGALILAKSEPGVTATLNGEALQVTEQGYIVFGFPRKAELENTLVVSKGDETITKKLKLAPREYKIDRVDGVPQKTVTPDPEQVKRARKEAEKVWLARQKETTRTDFLTAITKPAEGRISGVYGSQRIFNGEPRNPHYGQDIAGPTGTQVKAPWPGEVVLAEPDLFYSGGTIIIEHGYKVNTTYLHLSELHVEVGDKVEQGDSIGAIGATGRATGPHLDWRVNWGNERLDPALLPQLYQD
- a CDS encoding M61 family metallopeptidase, whose product is MIAYDITPIDLHGHLFNVSLTIEQTNDEQELWLPNWIPGSYLIRDFSKHIIGLHAESNGLSLPVKQISKNRWQLARSKHPVTVHYQVYAWDLSVRSAYLDQFQGFFNNTSLCLAVEGQTDLPCELHLHAPPEAPLWKVATGMPRKSGQPHSWGCFRADNYDALIDYPFLIGDLTIEEFIAHGIKHSLVLSGRHYADTSRITADLAKICETQISLFEEAPFQSYTFLTMVVGNGFGGLEHRNSTALLCSRKDLISAHQYEMNDNYQTFLSLCCHEYFHSWNIKTLKPKAFLPYQLEKESYTEQLWFYEGMTSYFDDYLLHTSGIIDEKRYLKLLGDTLSRVERGAGQYQQSVTESSFLAWTKFYQQNENAPNSIVSYYAKGALIALSLDLMLRLQSDHKLTLARVMKELWHEFGKTSIGTADDTVINWLNQYPGIDISDFLKDALYNKESLSLVELLQNFGVMVQKQVPVDDNSVGGKASEQPARVNFGAKYKASPQGLDVLNVYHDESAYHAGLSAGDKIIAIDHLQATEQSVKRILERYIPGDTVTIHAFRRDELMTLELTWQEPAKSSYVLSVEQPDKLKGWLTPSG
- a CDS encoding flagellar brake domain-containing protein, translated to MPSKISQLVTGQKIEVQLSSSNVPARFYSEFIGAVNERWVIVNMPDARKYNDMRDLLQEKTPVIVRFVLENESGEICAFRSEISYVISHPTKMLFIMWPNQIEHRIIRKGRRFDAFLPASVSGQSVKGEENTFRGHVLDVSESGCRLKHEKPEGKIDELWENGSKIVLKIEQKNNGDLTLKAIVRQVKQVDDQLELGVQFMGNQKDEVNSLFSGSLVDIDELSRLESST